The sequence CGGTACCGAGACTGCGCGGTACGAGTATGGACCGTTTGGGGAGCCTTTGCGGATGACGGGCAGTGCGGCGGGTTCGAATCCGTTCCGGTTCAGCACGAAGCGGACGGAGGACGGAACGGGCCTGGTGCTGTACGAATACCGTGCCTACAGTCCCGCCCTGGGAAGGTGGTTGAGCCGGGATCCAATTGAAGAGAAGACTGGAGTGGGGTCTTATCACTGGATCGCAAACGTAGGGCCTGGTGCTGTCGACATTGACGGGCGCTTTAGCGCCACGCGCTGCTCGGTGTGTGGACAGTGGTACCAGGGCTATCATCAATGTCCCGGACCCCCTCCAGGTGGCGGCCCTGGCTATCACGACATTCCGGACTGGTTTCGCAATCCACCAGACGAAGGAAAGCCTTGTTGTTGTAAGCCGCCAGCCAAACTCAAGCGCTTTGAGCGGGTTGACGATCCGCCATCCAGGACACGGATTTCCATGCGGATAATTGTGGAGCTTGAAGGCTGTTACAAAGACCTCGCGATAGGATGGTGGACTTGTTGGCGGCCAGATGGCAGTGGTGGATGGATGCCAGGTTTCGAGAATAAGACCAGTGCTTATCTCAAAGTGTATGGAATCACCATTCCCGGTGTTGGGGACCGTTCGACCGGACCACATCTTACATTAGCTATTATACGTTATTTGTCGTGTGAAAATGGCCGTTGGGTCAAATACAAAATGTCAAGAGGACGAACGTATATCTGGTCGAATGGCCACTGGACGTGGTAGTTGAGTGTGTTGAACATGGACCATCGATGGTGCAAATGTGCTGCTCTCAGTGTGGCACTTGCAGCGGTATTATGCATCGTTGTGCCACGAGCACGCTACATGGTAGATCGTTATAATTGTAGCCGACAGCTGCAGAGCCTATGGTGTGCACTTCAATTATATAAGCAGGAGCACGGCGGGCAGTGGCCGTTAACGTTGAAGGATCTTGACATCTCGGTGCAGCGACTCTTAAAATGTCCTGGTGTTGCTGAATGCAGAGACGAGTGTCGGGAGGATTACATTTATATTCCGTGGCAAGGGACAGGGTTAAAGGTCGATAATGGTGCAACG is a genomic window of Limisphaera ngatamarikiensis containing:
- a CDS encoding RHS repeat-associated core domain-containing protein, translated to MWTLVSASTGTETARYEYGPFGEPLRMTGSAAGSNPFRFSTKRTEDGTGLVLYEYRAYSPALGRWLSRDPIEEKTGVGSYHWIANVGPGAVDIDGRFSATRCSVCGQWYQGYHQCPGPPPGGGPGYHDIPDWFRNPPDEGKPCCCKPPAKLKRFERVDDPPSRTRISMRIIVELEGCYKDLAIGWWTCWRPDGSGGWMPGFENKTSAYLKVYGITIPGVGDRSTGPHLTLAIIRYLSCENGRWVKYKMSRGRTYIWSNGHWTW